The following are encoded in a window of Thalassotalea insulae genomic DNA:
- a CDS encoding sulfotransferase family protein encodes MNNEKVFIIGLPRTGTTSVCSKLLTLGYRVAHTAYTQNAFDQAQVIADTPIFCDYPLLDKYYPNSKFIYLTRAMESWLPSIKQLLQRMYINIVRSDGGFNPIIKRSYQQVFTPFNQQNINSDEFLAACYQRHIAEVSDYFSVTPKKLFTLDVSQPETFEQLHQFLQLPQPITKFDRLNVGGKITAWKDLTHPNKIASTRNGKSSALNYFNNV; translated from the coding sequence GTGAACAACGAAAAAGTATTTATTATTGGTTTGCCAAGAACTGGCACCACCAGTGTTTGTAGCAAACTTTTAACTCTAGGTTATCGCGTAGCCCACACAGCCTATACGCAAAACGCCTTTGATCAAGCACAGGTAATTGCTGATACGCCGATATTCTGTGACTATCCGTTATTAGATAAGTATTACCCAAACAGCAAGTTCATTTATCTAACGCGAGCAATGGAAAGCTGGCTACCATCGATAAAACAGCTGCTACAACGCATGTATATCAATATTGTCAGAAGTGATGGTGGTTTTAACCCAATCATTAAGCGCAGTTACCAGCAAGTATTCACCCCTTTTAATCAGCAAAACATCAATAGTGATGAATTTTTAGCTGCTTGCTATCAGCGCCACATTGCTGAAGTCTCTGATTATTTTTCAGTAACACCAAAGAAACTCTTTACCCTGGATGTCAGCCAGCCGGAAACTTTCGAGCAACTACACCAGTTTTTGCAACTGCCACAACCGATAACCAAGTTTGACAGGCTCAATGTCGGCGGCAAGATCACCGCCTGGAAAGATCTCACTCACCCAAATAAAATAGCATCAACCCGAAACGGGAAAAGCAGCGCGTTAAACTACTTCAATAATGTTTAG
- a CDS encoding nuclear transport factor 2 family protein — MRKSITLLLLVLTSLTSFAQNANTATINFKSLQKSSWTQQEINNAELITGFVQKLMNDHDFDYVLKHYNDSSYTQHNRNLPDKIVGLVGFLREFVEDYPEYSYEVKHIYVDGDFVIFHSHATLEKGDRGNDQKGMNIIDTWRIENGRIVEHWDSIQALDGFMRFYSLVSGGNIRNTNGVF; from the coding sequence ATGCGGAAATCCATCACACTTTTATTACTTGTTCTAACTAGTCTTACCTCATTCGCGCAGAATGCTAATACGGCAACGATTAATTTTAAATCACTGCAAAAATCAAGCTGGACACAGCAAGAAATAAACAATGCAGAGCTGATCACCGGCTTTGTGCAAAAGCTGATGAACGATCATGATTTCGATTATGTATTAAAGCACTATAACGATAGTTCATATACTCAACACAACCGTAACCTTCCTGACAAAATAGTAGGCCTGGTTGGTTTCTTACGGGAGTTTGTTGAAGATTATCCAGAGTACTCTTATGAAGTGAAGCACATCTACGTAGATGGTGATTTTGTTATCTTCCATTCGCACGCAACCTTAGAAAAAGGAGATCGTGGAAATGATCAAAAAGGTATGAATATTATAGATACTTGGCGTATTGAAAATGGCAGAATTGTCGAGCATTGGGATTCAATTCAAGCACTTGATGGTTTTATGCGGTTTTATTCACTAGTAAGCGGTGGCAACATCCGCAACACAAATGGCGTATTTTAG
- a CDS encoding 2-oxoacid:acceptor oxidoreductase subunit alpha — MSQASSASPCQGTNDFVIRFANTNGTGSASANNMFAKAIIRMGIPVSAKNIFPSNIQGMPTWYEVRINENNYLARRGGKAELVVAMNAQSMAQDIDSVKTGGYLLYDSSKQLADEQFRQDITYLGMPISAICQKEYQDPRQRQLFKNVIYVGALAALLNIEFEVLKALVGDQFKGKEKLITPNIYALELGYQFANHHFDCPLAIRVERRDLLQDRIMVDGNTATALGAVYGGAIVAGWYPITPSTSVVEKFGNYCQRLRIDPASGKKNFALIQAEDELAAIGIAIGAGWNGARAFTATSGPGISLMSEFLGLAYFAEIPMVLIDVQRAGPSTGMPTRTQQSDILSCAYASHGDTKQVLLFPDSPKECFDLTAEAFELADQLQTPVIVMSDLDLGMNDHLSEPFSWDDNKQYNLGKVLSAEQLDSIERYGRYLDSDGDGICYRTLPGTHETKGAFFTRGTSRNEYAAYTEKSDDYVANMERLIKKFDTAAKLVPKPLITQGQKLAKLGLIYYGTSSHAINEVLAELKEHGLSADTLRIKAFPFQPEISKFIEQHQEVFIIEQNRDGQMRTLLINELAIAPEKLISIANCDGLPLTSEYVVNGILSSLSNELSNQQVG; from the coding sequence ATGAGCCAAGCTAGCAGTGCTTCACCTTGCCAAGGTACTAACGACTTTGTAATTCGCTTTGCTAACACCAATGGTACAGGTTCCGCCAGTGCCAATAATATGTTTGCCAAAGCCATAATTCGTATGGGTATACCGGTGAGTGCAAAAAATATTTTTCCTTCCAATATTCAGGGCATGCCGACTTGGTATGAAGTAAGGATCAATGAAAATAACTATTTAGCGCGCCGTGGCGGTAAGGCAGAACTCGTGGTGGCAATGAACGCACAAAGTATGGCACAAGACATAGACAGCGTAAAAACGGGCGGCTACTTATTATATGACTCCAGTAAACAGCTGGCAGACGAGCAATTTCGGCAAGACATTACCTATCTCGGCATGCCTATTTCCGCCATTTGCCAAAAAGAATATCAGGACCCAAGGCAGCGACAATTATTTAAAAATGTTATCTACGTTGGCGCCCTGGCTGCGCTACTTAATATTGAATTTGAGGTGCTAAAAGCACTGGTTGGCGATCAGTTTAAAGGCAAAGAAAAACTGATCACCCCCAATATTTACGCTTTAGAGCTTGGTTATCAGTTTGCTAATCACCATTTTGACTGCCCGTTAGCTATTAGAGTAGAACGTCGTGATTTGTTGCAAGACAGGATCATGGTCGACGGCAATACGGCAACCGCGTTAGGTGCAGTTTATGGTGGTGCAATAGTTGCGGGCTGGTACCCGATCACGCCTTCGACTTCAGTAGTTGAAAAATTTGGCAACTATTGCCAGCGCCTACGGATAGACCCTGCTTCGGGTAAAAAGAACTTTGCTTTAATTCAGGCAGAAGATGAACTAGCAGCAATTGGCATCGCCATAGGTGCTGGTTGGAATGGCGCCCGAGCGTTTACCGCCACCAGCGGCCCGGGAATTTCCTTGATGAGTGAATTTTTAGGGCTCGCCTATTTTGCCGAAATTCCTATGGTATTAATTGATGTTCAGCGCGCCGGCCCTTCCACCGGCATGCCGACTCGTACTCAACAGTCAGATATTTTATCCTGCGCTTACGCCTCACACGGTGATACCAAGCAGGTATTACTGTTTCCTGACTCACCAAAAGAATGCTTCGATTTAACCGCTGAAGCCTTTGAACTGGCAGATCAATTACAAACCCCAGTGATAGTTATGAGTGATTTAGACTTAGGGATGAATGATCACCTTAGTGAACCCTTTAGCTGGGACGATAATAAGCAATACAACCTAGGCAAGGTACTCAGCGCCGAACAACTGGATAGTATCGAACGTTATGGACGTTACTTAGATAGCGATGGTGACGGCATCTGTTATCGCACCTTACCCGGTACCCATGAAACCAAAGGCGCATTTTTTACCCGAGGCACCTCACGCAATGAATATGCGGCATATACCGAAAAGTCCGATGATTATGTCGCTAATATGGAGCGGCTGATTAAAAAATTTGATACCGCCGCTAAACTAGTACCAAAACCTCTCATTACTCAAGGGCAAAAACTCGCTAAACTCGGATTAATTTATTATGGCACGAGCAGTCATGCCATTAATGAAGTATTAGCGGAGCTAAAAGAGCATGGTTTATCTGCTGACACCTTACGTATTAAAGCATTCCCTTTTCAGCCAGAAATCAGCAAATTTATCGAACAGCATCAAGAAGTATTTATCATCGAACAAAATCGAGACGGCCAAATGCGCACCTTATTAATCAACGAATTAGCGATAGCGCCAGAAAAGCTGATCAGCATTGCCAATTGTGATGGTTTGCCATTAACCAGCGAGTATGTCGTCAATGGCATACTAAGCAGTTTATCCAACGAATTATCTAACCAACAAGTAGGTTAA
- a CDS encoding FAD-dependent oxidoreductase, whose product MKPTDTSNYQHFLKVVDCQYACPAHTPVPEYIRLIAEKRYTEAYMINWHSNVFPGILGRVCDRPCEPACRRGRVEEKPVAICRLKRVTADYKDDIHQYIPAVPRQKNGKRIALIGAGPASLTVARDLLPLGYDVVMYERDAKAGGMMRSQIPAFRLPETVLDEELAYILNMGIEAHFGEEISSLNNLLKANFDAIFVGTGAPQGRWLSIDGHEKTSEQVDTGINWLSNVSFGHVTSAEKRVVVLGGGNTAMDCCRTAKRLGAKEVTVLVRSSFDDMKASPWEKEDAMAEGIEIKPNYTPLAYVFEQDEFKGVRFSKVESVYDKFGKRTLKDTGEVLFVPCEQVLVAVGQDTAFPWIERDIGLRFNKWGQPALNRATLQSTLDKVFFGGDAAFGPENIISAVANGHQAAISIDLFCQGKNPENERPESGFNLISQKMGIHEWSYQSQIDHGQRKNVPHVEWQQAVKEINTEVELGFDEKLALEEAHRCLNCDVQTIFNETTCIECSACEDVCPTDCINFVEIDSNSKQGAEQQAHAQLRVQEINPEQEMMISAPLKTGHFMIKDEDVCLHCGLCAERCPTGAWDMRKLILDNIGATIK is encoded by the coding sequence GTGAAGCCAACCGATACCAGTAATTATCAACATTTTTTAAAAGTAGTTGATTGCCAATACGCCTGCCCTGCACATACGCCGGTTCCTGAATACATTCGTTTAATTGCTGAAAAACGTTATACCGAAGCCTATATGATCAACTGGCATTCCAATGTATTTCCCGGCATTTTAGGTCGAGTGTGTGATCGTCCGTGTGAACCTGCGTGCAGGCGCGGCAGAGTAGAAGAAAAACCTGTGGCAATATGTCGATTAAAACGTGTCACCGCCGACTATAAAGATGATATCCATCAGTATATTCCGGCGGTTCCGAGACAAAAAAATGGTAAAAGAATTGCTTTAATTGGTGCTGGTCCCGCTTCTCTGACAGTAGCCCGCGATTTATTGCCACTCGGTTATGATGTAGTGATGTACGAGCGAGATGCTAAAGCTGGCGGTATGATGCGGAGCCAAATTCCGGCGTTTCGTTTGCCGGAAACCGTACTAGATGAAGAGTTAGCATATATCCTCAACATGGGCATTGAAGCGCACTTTGGTGAAGAGATCTCAAGCTTAAATAATTTATTGAAAGCAAATTTTGACGCGATATTTGTTGGCACAGGCGCACCTCAAGGGCGCTGGCTCTCGATAGACGGCCACGAAAAAACCTCAGAGCAGGTAGACACAGGTATCAACTGGCTCTCCAATGTCAGCTTTGGCCATGTTACCAGTGCAGAAAAACGCGTCGTCGTCTTAGGTGGTGGCAATACCGCGATGGATTGCTGCCGCACCGCAAAAAGACTGGGAGCGAAAGAAGTCACAGTGTTAGTTCGTTCAAGTTTTGACGATATGAAAGCCTCCCCTTGGGAAAAAGAAGATGCCATGGCAGAAGGCATTGAAATAAAACCTAATTACACGCCATTAGCATACGTCTTTGAACAAGATGAATTCAAAGGCGTACGTTTTAGCAAAGTTGAGTCAGTCTACGATAAATTTGGCAAACGAACGTTAAAAGATACTGGCGAAGTTTTATTTGTCCCTTGCGAGCAAGTATTAGTTGCCGTTGGTCAGGACACGGCATTTCCGTGGATTGAACGTGATATCGGACTGCGCTTTAACAAATGGGGCCAACCGGCACTTAACCGTGCCACCTTACAATCCACACTAGACAAGGTATTTTTTGGTGGTGATGCCGCCTTTGGTCCGGAGAATATTATTTCTGCGGTCGCTAATGGCCATCAAGCGGCAATTTCCATCGATTTATTTTGTCAGGGCAAAAATCCGGAAAACGAGCGACCGGAAAGTGGCTTTAATCTGATCAGCCAAAAAATGGGCATTCACGAGTGGAGTTACCAAAGCCAGATCGATCACGGACAGCGCAAAAATGTCCCACATGTTGAATGGCAACAAGCGGTCAAAGAAATTAATACCGAAGTAGAATTAGGTTTTGATGAAAAACTGGCGCTTGAAGAAGCACATCGTTGTTTAAATTGTGATGTGCAAACCATTTTTAACGAAACTACCTGTATCGAATGCTCAGCTTGTGAAGATGTTTGCCCGACGGATTGTATTAACTTTGTCGAAATTGACAGCAATAGCAAACAAGGTGCTGAGCAACAAGCCCATGCTCAACTCAGAGTACAGGAGATTAATCCCGAACAAGAAATGATGATTTCGGCACCATTAAAAACAGGGCATTTTATGATCAAAGATGAAGATGTCTGTCTCCATTGTGGGCTATGTGCAGAGCGTTGCCCAACTGGTGCCTGGGACATGAGAAAACTAATCTTAGATAATATTGGAGCAACCATTAAATGA
- a CDS encoding winged helix-turn-helix transcriptional regulator yields the protein MVAKVKTERRMFHNNEECPIRNVITQIGDKWSMLILFALVDGADRFNSLKSRIVGISQRMLTQTLRDLEREGYVKRTVFPEVPARVEYELTTMGLGIVKPLYQLVTWASENHEEIKRSRREYDEKIM from the coding sequence GTGGTAGCTAAAGTTAAAACAGAAAGAAGAATGTTTCATAACAATGAAGAGTGTCCAATTCGCAATGTTATCACTCAAATAGGCGATAAATGGTCAATGCTCATTTTATTTGCCTTGGTCGACGGCGCCGACAGGTTCAACTCACTTAAATCAAGAATCGTCGGTATTTCTCAACGAATGTTAACCCAAACTTTGCGAGACTTAGAAAGAGAAGGCTATGTTAAAAGAACTGTCTTCCCTGAAGTGCCGGCAAGGGTTGAATACGAGCTCACAACTATGGGGCTCGGTATAGTTAAACCTTTGTATCAACTAGTCACCTGGGCGAGCGAGAATCATGAGGAAATCAAACGCTCTCGCAGAGAATATGACGAAAAGATTATGTGA
- a CDS encoding substrate-binding periplasmic protein, with the protein MIVIKLTKVFTVWLFIISLHIFNHSYAQQLNFASIKLLSEQQVAKIVLPQIYQKLGKTITVTPLPANRAQQEANSGVKDGEILRIFNYGIETPHVIRVPTPYYYLTTAAFTQEKNEITVKQLADLSPYRVGIVRGVKHTNYATKGFPRVYLSNNSEQLFRQLAQGNIDIALTNYRNGIYTINKLNLQAIKVLDKELTYEPLYHYINKKHADMVEPVNQMIRQLTTSGELEQMIKHAENQIY; encoded by the coding sequence ATGATCGTAATAAAGTTAACAAAAGTATTTACTGTCTGGCTGTTTATTATAAGTTTGCATATTTTTAATCACAGCTATGCACAACAACTAAATTTCGCTTCCATCAAGCTACTTAGTGAGCAACAGGTCGCGAAAATTGTGCTGCCACAAATTTATCAAAAACTTGGCAAAACGATCACTGTGACTCCATTACCGGCGAACCGAGCGCAGCAAGAAGCCAATAGTGGCGTGAAAGATGGGGAAATCTTACGAATTTTTAACTATGGCATAGAAACCCCTCATGTAATTCGCGTACCTACCCCTTATTATTATTTAACGACCGCAGCATTTACTCAGGAAAAAAACGAGATTACCGTTAAACAATTAGCAGATTTATCGCCATATCGAGTTGGTATTGTCAGGGGGGTAAAACATACCAATTATGCCACTAAAGGTTTTCCTCGGGTTTATCTAAGCAACAATAGCGAACAGTTATTTCGTCAACTGGCACAAGGTAATATCGATATCGCCTTAACTAACTACCGCAATGGCATTTACACCATTAATAAGCTTAACCTTCAGGCTATTAAAGTGTTGGATAAAGAATTAACATATGAACCTTTATACCATTACATTAATAAAAAGCATGCTGATATGGTCGAGCCAGTTAATCAAATGATCAGACAATTAACCACCAGTGGTGAACTCGAACAAATGATCAAACATGCTGAAAATCAAATTTATTAA